The following proteins come from a genomic window of Solwaraspora sp. WMMA2065:
- the queE gene encoding 7-carboxy-7-deazaguanine synthase, translated as MIGVYRVKEIFYTLQGEGTHAGRPAVFCRFTSCNLWTGRERDRHRAICQFCDTDFVGTDGTGGGRFPSADELATAVAEAWQGRAHPRSRRYVVCTGGEPLLQLDEAAVTALHEAGFEVAVETNGTLPAPAGIDWICVSPKAGADVLLTRGDDLKLVFPQPEADPARFEHLDFGHFLLQPMDGPDRVANTAAAVRYCLENPQWRLSLQTHKYIGIA; from the coding sequence ATGATCGGCGTGTACCGGGTCAAGGAAATCTTTTACACGCTTCAGGGCGAGGGTACGCATGCCGGTCGCCCCGCAGTCTTTTGCCGATTCACTAGTTGCAACCTCTGGACCGGGCGGGAACGCGATCGACATCGTGCGATCTGCCAATTCTGCGATACCGACTTCGTCGGCACCGACGGCACCGGGGGCGGGCGGTTCCCGTCCGCCGACGAGCTGGCCACCGCCGTCGCCGAGGCTTGGCAAGGGCGGGCGCACCCCCGCAGCCGACGGTATGTGGTGTGCACCGGCGGCGAACCACTGTTGCAGCTGGACGAGGCGGCCGTGACCGCCCTGCACGAAGCAGGCTTCGAGGTCGCGGTCGAGACCAACGGCACTCTGCCCGCACCTGCGGGCATCGACTGGATCTGTGTCAGTCCCAAGGCCGGCGCGGATGTGTTACTCACCCGGGGTGACGACCTGAAGCTCGTCTTTCCCCAGCCGGAGGCCGACCCGGCCCGCTTCGAGCACCTCGACTTCGGCCATTTTCTGCTGCAGCCGATGGACGGGCCGGATCGAGTCGCCAATACTGCGGCTGCGGTGCGGTACTGCCTAGAGAATCCGCAGTGGCGTCTGAGTTTACAGACTCACAAATACATTGGGATTGCCTGA
- the purD gene encoding phosphoribosylamine--glycine ligase — MRVLLIGSGGREHALASSLAADPAVDQLIAAPGNPGIAAVAELRPVTATDPQAVAALAVEVAADLVVVGPEAPLVAGVADAVRAKGIACFGPSGAAAVLEGSKSFAKDVMAAAGVPTARAVTCRNADEVAAALDACGTPYVVKNDGLAAGKGVVVTDDRAAALTHADSCGQVVVEEYLAGPEVSLFVVTDGTAAVPLLPAQDFKRVGVGDTGPNTGGMGAYAPLPWAPPDLVDQVMAEVVHPTLTEMRHRGTPFAGLLYVGLAVTAAGPRVIEFNARFGDPETQVVLALLETPLAGLLHAAATGTLADHPPLRWRDGAAVTVVLASAGYPAAARTGDVITGAGQAGISHAGTARDATGQLVSAGGRVLSATGVGADLAGARDAAYRLLAGVDLPGGHFRADIALAAAEGRITLP, encoded by the coding sequence GTGCGCGTACTTCTCATCGGTAGCGGCGGACGCGAGCACGCGCTCGCGTCCAGCCTGGCCGCCGACCCCGCCGTCGACCAGTTGATCGCCGCTCCGGGCAATCCGGGCATAGCGGCGGTGGCCGAGCTGCGCCCGGTCACCGCCACCGACCCGCAGGCGGTCGCCGCCCTCGCCGTCGAGGTGGCGGCCGACCTGGTCGTGGTCGGTCCGGAGGCACCGCTGGTCGCCGGGGTCGCCGACGCGGTACGCGCCAAGGGCATCGCCTGCTTCGGGCCGTCCGGCGCGGCCGCCGTACTGGAAGGCTCCAAGAGCTTCGCCAAGGACGTGATGGCCGCCGCCGGGGTGCCGACCGCCCGCGCCGTGACCTGCCGGAACGCCGACGAGGTGGCCGCCGCGCTGGACGCCTGCGGCACCCCGTACGTGGTGAAGAACGACGGGCTGGCCGCCGGCAAGGGGGTGGTGGTGACCGACGACCGCGCCGCCGCCCTCACCCACGCCGACTCCTGCGGGCAGGTGGTGGTCGAGGAGTACCTGGCCGGGCCGGAGGTGTCGCTGTTCGTCGTCACCGACGGCACGGCGGCGGTGCCGCTGCTGCCGGCCCAGGACTTCAAGCGGGTCGGCGTCGGCGACACCGGCCCGAACACCGGCGGCATGGGTGCGTACGCGCCGCTGCCGTGGGCGCCGCCGGACCTGGTCGACCAGGTGATGGCCGAGGTGGTGCACCCGACGCTGACCGAGATGCGCCACCGGGGCACCCCGTTCGCCGGGCTGCTCTACGTCGGGCTGGCGGTCACCGCCGCCGGCCCCCGGGTGATCGAGTTCAACGCCCGGTTCGGCGACCCGGAGACCCAGGTGGTGCTGGCGCTGCTGGAAACCCCGCTGGCCGGCCTGCTGCACGCGGCGGCGACCGGCACGCTCGCCGACCACCCGCCGCTGCGCTGGCGGGACGGGGCAGCGGTGACCGTGGTCCTCGCGTCGGCCGGTTACCCGGCGGCGGCCCGCACCGGCGACGTGATCACCGGTGCCGGGCAGGCCGGGATCAGCCACGCCGGCACCGCCCGCGACGCCACGGGGCAGTTGGTCTCGGCCGGTGGTCGGGTGCTCAGCGCCACCGGAGTCGGCGCCGACCTGGCCGGCGCGCGGGACGCCGCGTACCGGCTGCTGGCCGGGGTCGACCTGCCCGGTGGGCACTTCCGGGCGGACATCGCCCTGGCCGCCGCCGAAGGCCGGATCACCCTGCCCTGA
- the queD gene encoding 6-carboxytetrahydropterin synthase QueD, which yields MEIFREFTFEAAHRLPYVPEGHKCARLHGHSYRVTVHVSGQVGARTGWVIDFGDLKQAFAPVREQLDHHYLNEIAGLENPTSEVLARWIWQRLAGQLPLSAVTVRETCTSGCVYRGED from the coding sequence ATGGAGATCTTTCGGGAGTTCACCTTCGAGGCCGCACACCGGCTGCCTTACGTACCCGAAGGCCACAAGTGCGCCCGCCTGCACGGACACTCGTACCGGGTCACCGTGCACGTCAGTGGCCAGGTCGGAGCGCGCACCGGTTGGGTGATCGACTTCGGTGACCTCAAGCAGGCGTTCGCACCGGTCCGAGAGCAACTCGACCACCACTATCTCAACGAGATCGCCGGGCTGGAGAACCCGACGAGCGAAGTGCTGGCCCGATGGATCTGGCAGCGACTTGCCGGTCAGTTGCCGTTGTCAGCGGTTACGGTCCGGGAAACCTGCACCTCCGGCTGCGTCTACCGGGGCGAGGACTGA
- a CDS encoding Rieske (2Fe-2S) protein, with protein MTAVEDSRLIEHRIGPGDDIPPGEGRAYPVAGDLVAVFRLTSGQLRAVAAVCPHAGGPLADGLIDAEVVICPLHQHVFELATGCSRTGQPALRSYPVRQDPAGTVWVSVPAARVPVPPAGGAGR; from the coding sequence GTGACCGCGGTCGAGGACAGCCGGCTGATCGAGCACCGGATCGGACCCGGCGACGACATCCCACCCGGCGAGGGCCGGGCCTACCCGGTCGCAGGTGACCTGGTGGCGGTGTTCCGGCTGACGTCGGGGCAGTTGCGGGCGGTGGCGGCGGTCTGCCCGCATGCCGGCGGCCCGCTCGCCGACGGGCTGATCGACGCCGAGGTGGTGATCTGCCCGCTGCACCAGCACGTCTTCGAGCTGGCGACCGGGTGCTCGCGCACCGGGCAGCCGGCACTGCGCAGCTACCCGGTCCGGCAGGACCCAGCCGGCACGGTGTGGGTGTCGGTGCCGGCGGCACGGGTTCCGGTACCGCCTGCCGGTGGCGCCGGCCGGTAG
- the queC gene encoding 7-cyano-7-deazaguanine synthase QueC, whose amino-acid sequence MTEHLPTGTRNAVVLLSGGLDSTTALAIAIHEGYRAHTLSFRYGQRHTVELDAAARVTKALGAAQHIVADIDLRAFGGSALTDDALAVPHRTNPDEMDDTIPVTYVPARNTIFLSFALAWAETLNASDIFIGVNALDYSGYPDCRPEYIAAYEAMANLATKAGVEGQQRLRIHTPLIRLTKAAIIQRGLELGVDFAWTHSCYDPIDDRACGSCDSCLLRQRGFAELGMIDPAISGDG is encoded by the coding sequence GTGACGGAGCACCTGCCGACAGGGACGCGGAATGCTGTGGTGCTGCTCAGCGGCGGCCTCGACTCCACGACGGCGCTCGCGATCGCGATACACGAGGGCTACCGGGCCCACACGCTCAGTTTTCGGTACGGGCAGCGACACACTGTCGAACTTGACGCCGCCGCCCGCGTGACGAAGGCGCTCGGCGCCGCCCAACACATCGTCGCCGACATCGATCTGCGGGCCTTCGGCGGGTCCGCGCTGACCGACGACGCGCTCGCGGTACCGCACCGTACCAACCCCGACGAGATGGACGATACCATCCCGGTCACTTACGTACCGGCACGCAACACGATCTTCCTGTCGTTCGCGCTGGCCTGGGCGGAGACCCTGAACGCGTCGGACATATTCATCGGGGTCAACGCACTGGACTACAGCGGCTACCCGGACTGCCGCCCTGAGTACATCGCTGCGTACGAGGCGATGGCCAATCTTGCCACCAAGGCCGGCGTCGAGGGGCAACAGCGGTTGCGCATCCACACCCCGTTGATCCGGCTGACCAAGGCCGCGATCATCCAGCGGGGCCTGGAGCTGGGGGTCGACTTCGCCTGGACCCACAGCTGCTACGACCCGATCGACGACAGAGCCTGCGGCAGCTGCGACTCCTGCCTGCTCCGTCAACGCGGTTTCGCCGAGCTCGGCATGATCGATCCTGCCATCTCCGGCGACGGATGA
- a CDS encoding DUF2795 domain-containing protein, with translation MGTSYQDVLDSLNELDFPADKEQIVAEARRVGASPGVVRALRGLPPVEYANRTEAARSAHIDAAPEQDPAQRAARARFRDHQRVAQHLRQP, from the coding sequence ATGGGGACGAGCTACCAGGACGTACTGGACAGCCTGAACGAGCTGGACTTTCCCGCCGACAAGGAACAGATCGTCGCGGAGGCGCGGCGGGTCGGTGCCAGCCCCGGCGTGGTACGCGCGTTGCGCGGCCTGCCGCCGGTCGAGTACGCCAACCGGACGGAGGCGGCCCGCTCGGCGCACATCGACGCCGCGCCGGAGCAGGACCCGGCCCAACGGGCGGCGCGGGCGCGGTTCCGGGACCACCAGCGGGTGGCCCAGCATCTGCGCCAGCCGTAA
- a CDS encoding AMP-binding protein: MDLPFLISTLTRRGVLTPGSPVRTVAQLAALRRWGFTLVGELRQAAARDPRRVALIDDGGQQLTYRELLDRAERLAGALRTALDVSAGDRIGLLCRNHPDMVAAMVAAGLLGADTVLLHTGLAGPQLAAVADELRLRVLLHDREFGEQVVEVDTGVVRVDETRVAQLLRDAPTDTRLEPPRRDGRIIVLTSGTTGTPKGARRRTPTGFGPLASIIDRIPLRVHDRIMIATPVFHTWGYAALQIAFALRATVVLHRRFEPAAALAAVDRHDCTALFAVPVMLQRLLHDVPEPRQQPTGLRVVAVSGSALGGGIATRFMDRYGDVLYNLYGSTEVSWAAIATPADLRRAPNTAGRPPYGTRLAVLGPDGEPVPTGQVGQIFVGNELLFDGYTTSDDGTAERRHGLLGTGDLGHVDADGLLFVGGRADDMIVSGGENVFPSDVADLLAQLPQVREAAVVGLPDAEYGQRLAAYLVLHPEETLDAEAVREYVRRYRARFAVPRHVIFLSALPRNAAGKVVTRDLPRPSGS; encoded by the coding sequence GTGGACCTGCCGTTCCTGATTTCCACGCTGACCCGACGCGGGGTGCTCACCCCCGGCTCGCCGGTGCGGACCGTCGCCCAACTCGCCGCGCTGCGTCGCTGGGGGTTCACCCTCGTCGGCGAACTGCGCCAGGCCGCCGCCCGCGATCCACGCCGGGTCGCGCTCATCGACGACGGCGGACAACAGCTGACCTACCGGGAGCTGCTCGACCGCGCCGAGCGGCTGGCCGGGGCGCTACGTACCGCACTGGATGTTTCCGCCGGGGACCGGATCGGCCTGCTCTGCCGCAACCACCCCGACATGGTGGCCGCGATGGTCGCCGCCGGGCTACTCGGCGCGGACACCGTACTGCTGCACACCGGGCTGGCCGGGCCGCAGCTCGCCGCCGTCGCCGACGAGCTGCGGCTGCGGGTGCTGCTGCACGACCGCGAGTTCGGCGAGCAGGTGGTCGAGGTCGACACCGGGGTGGTCCGGGTCGACGAGACCCGGGTGGCGCAGCTGCTGCGCGACGCTCCGACGGACACCCGGCTGGAGCCGCCGCGCCGCGACGGCCGCATCATCGTGCTCACCTCCGGCACCACCGGCACCCCGAAGGGCGCCCGGCGACGGACCCCGACCGGGTTCGGACCGCTGGCATCGATCATCGACCGGATCCCGCTGCGGGTCCACGACCGGATCATGATCGCGACGCCGGTCTTCCACACCTGGGGGTACGCCGCCCTGCAGATCGCGTTCGCGCTGCGGGCCACCGTGGTGCTGCACCGACGATTCGAGCCGGCAGCCGCGCTGGCCGCCGTCGACCGGCACGACTGCACCGCGTTGTTCGCCGTACCGGTGATGCTGCAACGGCTGCTGCACGACGTACCGGAGCCTCGGCAGCAGCCGACCGGGCTGCGGGTGGTCGCGGTCAGCGGCTCGGCGCTCGGCGGCGGCATCGCCACCCGGTTCATGGACCGGTACGGCGACGTGCTCTACAACCTGTACGGGTCGACCGAGGTCTCCTGGGCGGCCATCGCCACTCCGGCCGACCTGCGCCGGGCACCGAACACGGCCGGCCGGCCGCCGTACGGCACCCGGCTGGCGGTGCTCGGGCCGGACGGCGAACCGGTGCCGACCGGGCAGGTCGGGCAGATCTTCGTCGGCAACGAGCTGCTCTTCGACGGCTACACCACCAGCGACGACGGCACGGCCGAACGCCGGCACGGGCTGCTCGGCACCGGCGACCTCGGCCATGTCGACGCCGACGGGCTGCTCTTCGTCGGCGGCCGGGCCGACGACATGATCGTCTCCGGCGGGGAGAACGTCTTCCCGTCCGACGTCGCCGACCTGCTGGCCCAGCTACCGCAGGTACGCGAGGCCGCGGTGGTCGGCCTGCCCGACGCGGAGTACGGCCAGCGGCTCGCCGCGTACCTGGTGCTGCACCCGGAGGAGACGCTCGACGCCGAGGCGGTCCGGGAGTACGTGCGCCGCTACCGCGCCCGGTTCGCCGTCCCCCGGCATGTGATCTTCCTGTCGGCGCTGCCGCGCAACGCCGCCGGCAAGGTTGTCACCCGGGACCTGCCCCGGCCCTCGGGCAGCTGA
- the nirB gene encoding nitrite reductase large subunit NirB, whose product MTQRRPRLVVVGNGMAGARTVEEIIDRVGPDRYDITMFGAEPYGNYNRILLSNVLSGAEEEDGIFLNSLPWYQENGIALRAGVEVTRIDRFARVVHAVDGTVTPYDKLVIATGSVPFVPPIDGAHHPRRGFHQGVFTFRTLDDTRAMIRYARDHERAVVIGGGLLGLEAARGLQQYGVSVTLLHAAGHLMNAQLDATGGDILRRSVERLGIDVVTKARTERILGRDAVDGVRLADGRTFAADMVVIAAGIRPNTTLAQVSGLPVERGIVVDDHLRVLDEPDIYAVGECVQHRGQTYGLVAPLWDQAKVLAGQLTGTDPTAAYHGSRTATKLKVAGVDVAAMGVTAPERDDDEFVVFAEPRRGVYKSVVVRDDRLIGATLVGDVGKVGFLMQAFDRGSPLPEERVRLLFDLGGPSAEVSAAELDDDAQVCNCNGVSKGTLVATVAGGVRTVTGVMDATRAGKGCGSCKSLVGQIVEWAAGGEVGEDPAANWYVPGVPMDKPTLMAEIRARGLRSVSAVFEALADGREDARSKMGLVSLLRMMWGDEYVDERGARFINDRVHANIQRDGTFSVVPQMKGGCTTPAQLRRIADVAEKHQVPLVKLTGGQRIDLLGIRKEDLPQVWADLDMPSGYAYGKSFRTVKTCVGSEFCRFGLGDSTALGIAIEERFQGLEAPGKLKLAVTGCPRNCAEAYVKDLGVVAIEGGRWEIYVGGAAGAHVRKGDLLATVDAPDEVMTLTGRFLQYYRENANWLERTYAFVPRVGVDRLRELIVDDVDGLGPGLDERMAAAVAGYRDPWRERDAPATPGQFRTALPLVPLPAVPVRAESSRS is encoded by the coding sequence GTGACGCAGCGACGACCGCGACTGGTGGTGGTCGGCAACGGCATGGCCGGTGCCCGTACCGTCGAGGAGATCATCGACCGGGTCGGCCCGGATCGGTACGACATCACCATGTTCGGCGCCGAACCGTACGGCAACTACAACCGGATCCTGCTGTCCAACGTGCTCTCCGGCGCCGAGGAAGAGGACGGCATCTTCCTCAACAGCCTGCCCTGGTACCAGGAGAACGGCATCGCCCTGCGGGCCGGGGTGGAGGTGACCCGGATCGACCGGTTCGCCAGGGTTGTTCACGCCGTCGACGGCACCGTCACCCCGTACGACAAGTTGGTGATCGCCACCGGCAGCGTGCCGTTCGTGCCGCCGATCGACGGCGCCCACCACCCACGACGCGGCTTCCACCAGGGAGTGTTCACCTTCCGCACGCTCGACGACACCCGGGCGATGATCCGCTACGCCCGCGACCACGAGCGGGCGGTGGTGATCGGCGGCGGCCTGCTCGGCCTGGAAGCCGCCCGCGGCCTGCAGCAGTACGGCGTGTCGGTGACCCTGCTGCACGCCGCCGGGCACCTGATGAACGCCCAGCTCGACGCCACCGGCGGAGACATCCTGCGGCGCAGCGTCGAACGGCTCGGTATCGACGTGGTCACCAAGGCCCGCACCGAGCGGATCCTCGGCCGGGACGCCGTCGATGGGGTCCGGCTCGCCGACGGGCGCACGTTCGCCGCCGACATGGTGGTGATCGCCGCCGGAATCCGACCCAACACCACGCTCGCGCAGGTCAGCGGCCTGCCGGTGGAGCGGGGCATCGTCGTCGACGACCACCTGCGGGTGCTCGACGAGCCGGACATCTACGCGGTCGGTGAATGCGTGCAGCACCGAGGGCAGACGTACGGCCTGGTTGCGCCGCTGTGGGACCAGGCGAAGGTGCTCGCCGGGCAGCTCACCGGCACCGACCCGACGGCGGCGTACCACGGCTCGCGGACCGCGACCAAGCTGAAGGTCGCCGGGGTCGACGTGGCCGCCATGGGGGTGACCGCGCCGGAACGCGACGACGACGAGTTCGTGGTCTTCGCCGAACCCCGGCGCGGCGTCTACAAGAGCGTGGTGGTCCGCGACGACCGGCTGATCGGTGCCACCCTGGTCGGCGACGTCGGCAAGGTCGGCTTCCTGATGCAGGCGTTCGACCGGGGTTCGCCGCTACCGGAGGAGCGGGTCCGGCTGCTGTTCGACCTCGGCGGGCCGTCGGCCGAGGTGTCCGCCGCCGAACTCGACGACGACGCCCAGGTGTGCAACTGCAACGGGGTCAGCAAGGGCACGCTGGTCGCCACCGTCGCCGGCGGGGTTCGCACGGTGACCGGGGTGATGGACGCCACCCGGGCCGGCAAGGGCTGCGGCTCGTGCAAGAGCCTGGTCGGCCAGATCGTCGAGTGGGCGGCCGGCGGCGAGGTCGGGGAGGACCCGGCGGCCAACTGGTACGTGCCCGGGGTGCCGATGGACAAGCCGACCCTGATGGCCGAGATCCGCGCCCGTGGGCTGCGCAGCGTGTCGGCGGTCTTCGAGGCGCTCGCCGACGGCCGCGAGGACGCCAGGAGCAAGATGGGGCTGGTGTCGCTGCTGCGGATGATGTGGGGCGACGAGTACGTCGACGAGCGCGGCGCCCGGTTCATCAACGACCGGGTGCACGCCAACATCCAACGCGACGGCACCTTCTCGGTGGTGCCGCAGATGAAGGGCGGCTGCACCACCCCGGCCCAGCTGCGCCGGATCGCCGACGTGGCCGAGAAGCACCAGGTGCCGTTGGTCAAACTGACCGGCGGGCAGCGCATCGACCTGCTCGGCATCCGCAAGGAGGACCTGCCGCAGGTGTGGGCCGACCTGGACATGCCGTCCGGGTACGCGTACGGCAAGAGTTTCCGGACCGTGAAGACCTGCGTGGGCAGCGAATTCTGCCGGTTCGGCCTGGGTGACTCGACCGCGCTCGGCATCGCGATCGAGGAACGGTTCCAGGGGCTGGAGGCGCCGGGCAAACTCAAGCTGGCGGTCACCGGGTGCCCGCGCAACTGCGCCGAGGCGTACGTCAAGGACCTCGGGGTGGTCGCGATCGAGGGCGGCCGTTGGGAGATCTACGTCGGCGGCGCGGCCGGTGCCCACGTACGCAAGGGCGACCTGCTGGCCACCGTCGACGCGCCGGATGAGGTGATGACGCTGACCGGCCGGTTCCTGCAGTACTACCGGGAGAACGCGAACTGGCTGGAACGCACCTACGCGTTCGTGCCCAGGGTCGGCGTCGACCGGCTGCGGGAGCTGATCGTCGACGACGTCGACGGGCTCGGCCCCGGACTCGACGAACGGATGGCGGCGGCGGTGGCCGGCTACCGGGATCCGTGGCGGGAACGGGACGCCCCGGCGACCCCGGGCCAGTTCCGGACCGCGTTGCCGCTGGTGCCGCTGCCGGCGGTACCGGTCCGCGCCGAGAGCAGCCGGTCGTGA
- a CDS encoding nitrate/nitrite transporter: MANETVNAETIETRPQENRKRWIAHWEPEDPTFWRTVGRPVARRNLIFSIFAEHIGFSVWLLWSIVVVRLSSAGWDLSVSQTLWLTAVPSGVGAFLRLPYTFAVPIFGGRNWTVVSALLLIIPCAGLAWAVNNPEIGYGTLLMIAATAGFGGGNFASSMANISFFYPEREKGWALGLNAAGGNIGVAVVQFLVPKVIVLGGGLALSRAGLMYIPLAVIAAVCAYLYMDNLAEAKADVEPVWSSLRHPDTWIMSLLYIGTFGSFIGYSAAFPTLLNAVFNRPDIALGWAFLGAGIGSVARPLGGRLSDRMGGARVTAASFVVLAAGAYAALWAVQQQNLGVFFVSFMVLFVATGIGNGSTYRMISKIFRVKGEDRGGSAETMLRMRREAAGALGIISSVGAFGGFLVPICYAWAKSTYGNIEPALRFYVVLFVVMLAVTWFAYLRRGSRMAQAGV, from the coding sequence ATGGCCAACGAGACAGTCAACGCGGAGACCATCGAGACCCGCCCGCAGGAGAACCGGAAACGGTGGATTGCGCACTGGGAGCCGGAGGACCCCACCTTCTGGCGTACGGTGGGCCGGCCGGTGGCCCGGCGCAACCTCATCTTCTCCATCTTCGCCGAACACATCGGCTTCTCGGTGTGGCTGCTCTGGAGCATCGTGGTGGTGCGGCTGAGCAGCGCCGGGTGGGACCTCAGCGTCAGCCAGACGCTCTGGCTGACCGCCGTACCGAGCGGTGTCGGGGCGTTCCTGCGGCTGCCGTACACCTTCGCGGTGCCGATCTTCGGCGGCCGCAACTGGACGGTCGTCTCCGCCCTGCTGCTGATCATCCCGTGCGCCGGTCTCGCCTGGGCGGTCAACAATCCGGAAATCGGGTACGGCACCCTTCTGATGATCGCCGCGACAGCCGGATTCGGCGGCGGAAACTTCGCATCCAGCATGGCCAACATCTCGTTCTTCTACCCGGAACGGGAAAAGGGCTGGGCGCTCGGCCTGAACGCCGCCGGTGGCAACATCGGCGTCGCGGTGGTGCAGTTCCTGGTGCCGAAGGTGATCGTGCTCGGCGGCGGGCTGGCGCTGTCCCGGGCCGGCCTGATGTACATCCCGCTGGCGGTCATCGCGGCGGTCTGCGCCTACCTCTACATGGACAACCTGGCCGAGGCGAAAGCGGACGTCGAACCGGTCTGGTCGTCGTTGCGCCACCCTGACACCTGGATCATGTCGCTGCTCTACATCGGCACGTTCGGCTCGTTCATCGGCTACTCGGCGGCCTTCCCGACCCTGCTGAACGCGGTGTTCAACCGGCCGGACATCGCGCTCGGCTGGGCGTTCCTCGGCGCCGGGATCGGCTCGGTCGCCCGGCCGCTCGGCGGTCGGCTCTCCGACCGGATGGGCGGCGCCCGGGTGACCGCGGCCAGCTTCGTCGTCCTTGCGGCCGGCGCCTACGCCGCGCTGTGGGCGGTGCAGCAGCAGAACCTGGGCGTCTTCTTCGTCAGCTTCATGGTGCTGTTCGTCGCCACCGGCATCGGCAACGGGTCGACGTACCGGATGATCTCGAAGATCTTCCGGGTGAAGGGTGAGGACCGGGGCGGCTCTGCGGAGACGATGCTGCGGATGCGCCGGGAGGCGGCCGGCGCGCTCGGCATCATCTCGTCGGTCGGCGCGTTCGGCGGCTTCCTGGTGCCGATCTGCTACGCCTGGGCCAAGTCGACGTACGGCAACATCGAGCCGGCGCTGCGCTTCTACGTCGTGCTGTTCGTGGTGATGCTGGCCGTCACCTGGTTCGCCTATCTGCGGCGGGGTTCCCGGATGGCGCAGGCCGGCGTCTAG
- the queF gene encoding preQ(1) synthase, with protein MALTKLGQAQAKPDGTLDTFPITDSSQEITIDCREFTCRCPITGQPDWATIRIDYRPGDRGVETKSLKLYLETFRDEGIFHEHLATRMRDDLVAALDPVFLKVTVDFNVRGGIALAASSTYRR; from the coding sequence ATGGCGCTGACTAAGCTCGGGCAGGCGCAGGCCAAGCCTGACGGGACACTCGACACCTTTCCGATCACGGACAGCTCGCAGGAAATCACGATCGACTGCCGGGAGTTCACCTGCCGCTGCCCCATCACGGGGCAGCCGGACTGGGCGACCATCCGGATCGACTACCGTCCGGGTGACCGGGGTGTGGAAACCAAAAGCCTCAAGCTCTACCTGGAGACCTTCCGGGATGAAGGCATCTTCCACGAGCACCTGGCCACGAGGATGCGGGATGATCTGGTAGCCGCACTCGACCCCGTCTTTCTCAAGGTCACGGTTGACTTCAACGTCCGGGGCGGCATCGCGCTGGCAGCGTCGAGCACCTACCGGCGCTGA
- a CDS encoding SCP2 sterol-binding domain-containing protein: MTEFDPANFASIDAKEFSKLVKTTPDSKIAEVMQGDLRGKVLDEVFNRMPVLFRPEKAGATSAVIHWNITGRPDGGTDTYEIVVDNGTCVVSPAAEREPRLSLTLGPVDFLKVVAGTANPMMMFMTGKLKAKGDLGLAAQIPNLFDIPKS, translated from the coding sequence ATGACCGAGTTCGACCCGGCCAACTTCGCGTCCATCGACGCCAAGGAGTTCAGCAAGCTGGTCAAGACCACCCCGGATTCCAAGATCGCCGAGGTGATGCAGGGCGACCTGCGCGGCAAGGTCCTCGACGAGGTGTTCAACCGGATGCCCGTGCTGTTCCGTCCGGAGAAGGCCGGCGCCACCAGCGCGGTGATCCACTGGAACATCACCGGCCGGCCGGACGGCGGCACCGACACCTACGAGATCGTCGTCGACAACGGCACCTGCGTGGTATCCCCGGCCGCCGAGCGCGAACCGCGGCTGAGCCTGACCCTCGGACCGGTCGACTTCCTCAAGGTCGTCGCCGGCACGGCGAACCCGATGATGATGTTCATGACCGGCAAACTCAAGGCCAAGGGCGATCTCGGACTCGCCGCCCAGATCCCCAACCTGTTCGACATCCCCAAGAGCTGA